The following coding sequences lie in one Lolium perenne isolate Kyuss_39 chromosome 2, Kyuss_2.0, whole genome shotgun sequence genomic window:
- the LOC127329436 gene encoding uncharacterized protein: MSTTDMYGSTESSPSSARWSDLPDELLGIVRVRLASPWARVRLAAVCRAWRAASSRLPAPPAVPLLLVYKWTHLSGPKRLCGPVDGCVVRVPERAENMRFVGSHDGGWVAAVEYSKLVIMNLFSGAEVALSIRSQSLYYIMPRKIIFSGDPTSSGCILASNDKWRRFQIGVCKIGGGGSGWTAYQEDTLTDLGDIAFCNSELYGLLHPGEKLVKFKIDMEEDGTPVIKSSHRLAIKSRDGPTYENDTTAYNCHLFELHGKPSMAIQTRWLPSHEPFFKIFTLVDTNSVEAYKYKWVEVTSFGDHALFLGPFWSKAVHVAVDQHYGLERNHIYYTEHIHSRTTELPDDAMYSVTIAEHEYMYYKKDQNVGDGVERTGYYVTGGNNLGIWLYPPDL; encoded by the coding sequence ATGTCGACGACCGACATGTACGGCAGCACCGAGTCGTCGCCGTCATCGGCACGGTGGTCCGACCTCCCCGACGAACTCCTGGGCATAGTCCGCGTCAGGCTTGCCTCCCCCTGGGCTCGCGTGCGCCTCGCCGCCGTCTGCAGGGCGTGGCGCGCCGCCTCGTCGCGGCTGCCGGCGCCGCCAGCCGTCCCGCTGCTGCTCGTGTATAAGTGGACCCACCTCAGCGGGCCGAAGCGCCTGTGCGGCCCCGTGGACGGCTGCGTCGTGCGCGTACCGGAGAGGGCGGAGAACATGCGGTTCGTCGGCTCGCACGACGGTGGCTGGGTCGCCGCGGTCGAATACAGCAAGCTCGTCATCATGAATCTCTTCTCCGGCGCTGAGGTGGCACTCTCGATACGCTCGCAGAGTCTATATTACATCATGCCAAGGAAGATCATCTTCTCTGGAGACCCCACCTCTAGCGGCTGCATCCTCGCCTCTAACGATAAGTGGCGGCGGTTCCAAATTGGGGTGTGCAAAATTGGTGGCGGCGGGAGCGGTTGGACCGCATATCAGGAAGACACGCTCACAGATCTTGGCGACATCGCGTTCTGTAACAGCGAGCTGTATGGCCTCCTGCATCCTGGCGAGAAACTGGTCAAGTTTAAAATCGACATGGAGGAAGATGGCACTCCGGTCATTAAATCAAGCCACCGATTGGCCATCAAAAGCCGCGACGGTCCCACCTACGAGAACGACACCACGGCGTACAACTGCCACCTGTTCGAGCTACATGGCAAGCCATCTATGGCGATACAGACCAGGTGGTTGCCCAGCCATGAGCCTTTCTTCAAGATCTTCACACTTGTTGACACTAATAGTGTTGAGGCTTACAAGTATAAGTGGGTAGAGGTGACGAGTTTTGGTGACCATGCCTTGTTCTTGGGGCCGTTTTGGTCTAAGGCGGTGCACGTGGCAGTAGACCAACACTACGGTTTGGAGAGAAACCATATCTACTACACTGAACATATACATTCACGTACAACCGAGTTGCCCGATGATGCCATGTACTCTGTGACAATAGCCGAACACGAATACATGTACTACAAGAAAGACCAAAATGTCGGCGATGGTGTTGAGAGGACAGGATACTACGTCACGGGAGGTAACAATCTTGGGATCTGGCTTTACCCTCCGGACTTGTAG
- the LOC127329437 gene encoding uncharacterized protein, producing the protein MSTTDMNGSTESSRWSDLPDELLGIVRVRLASPWARVRLAAVCKAWRAASSRLPALPAVPLLLVYKWTHLSGPKRLCGPVDGYVVRVPERAENMRFVGSHDGGWVAAVERCKLVIMNLFSGVEVALAPICSQSLYYIVPRKIIFSGDPTSSGCILASIAKWGDVEIGLCKIGGGGRSWTAYKEHTPTKMLLIDIAFCNGELYGVLNPGEVLVKFKIDMEEDGTPVIRSSHRLAVQSRYGPTYENDKTAYSCHLFELHGKPSMAIQTRWLPSHEPFFKIFTLVDTSVESYKYKWTEVTSFGDHALFLGPFWSKAVHVAVDQHYGLEGNHVYYTKHTHSPTTELPDDAVYSVTIAEHQYIYHKKDQSVGDGVERTGYYVTGVNNLGVWLYPPDL; encoded by the coding sequence ATGTCGACAACCGACATGAACGGCAGCACCGAGTCGTCTCGGTGGTCCGACCTCCCCGACGAACTCCTGGGCATAGTCCGCGTCAGGCTTGCCTCCCCCTGGGCTCGCGTGCGCCTCGCCGCCGTCTGCAAGGCGTGGCGCGCCGCCTCGTCGCGGCTGCCGGCGCTGCCAGCCGTCCCGCTGCTGCTCGTGTATAAGTGGACCCACCTCAGCGGGCCGAAGCGCCTGTGCGGCCCCGTGGACGGCTACGTCGTGCGCGTACCGGAGAGGGCGGAGAACATGCGGTTCGTCGGCTCGCACGACGGTGGCTGGGTCGCCGCGGTCGAACGCTGCAAGCTCGTCATCATGAATCTCTTCTCCGGCGTTGAGGTGGCACTCGCCCCGATATGCTCGCAGAGTCTATATTACATCGTGCCAAGGAAGATCATCTTCTCTGGAGACCCTACCTCTAGCGGCTGCATCCTCGCCTCTATCGCTAAGTGGGGGGATGTCGAAATTGGGCTGTGCAAAATTGGTGGCGGCGGGAGGAGCTGGACCGCATATAAGGAACACACGCCCACAAAGATGTTGCTCATTGACATCGCGTTCTGCAACGGCGAGCTGTATGGCGTCCTGAATCCTGGCGAGGTGCTGGTCAAGTTTAAAATCGACATGGAGGAAGATGGCACTCCGGTCATCAGATCAAGCCACCGACTGGCCGTCCAAAGCCGCTACGGTCCCACCTACGAGAACGACAAAACGGCGTACAGCTGCCACCTGTTCGAGCTACATGGCAAGCCATCCATGGCGATACAGACCAGGTGGTTGCCCAGCCACGAGCCTTTCTTCAAGATCTTCACACTTGTTGACACTAGTGTTGAGTCTTACAAGTATAAGTGGACAGAGGTGACGAGTTTTGGTGACCATGCCTTGTTCCTGGGGCCGTTTTGGTCTAAGGCGGTGCACGTGGCAGTAGACCAACACTATGGTTTGGAGGGAAACCATGTCTACTACACCAAACATACACATTCACCTACAACCGAGTTGCCCGATGATGCCGTGTACTCTGTGACAATAGCCGAACACCAGTACATCTATCACAAGAAAGACCAAAGTGTCGGCGATGGTGTTGAGAGGACAGGATATTACGTGACGGGAGTTAACAATCTTGGGGTGTGGCTTTACCCTCCGGACTTGTAG